The Podarcis raffonei isolate rPodRaf1 chromosome 7, rPodRaf1.pri, whole genome shotgun sequence nucleotide sequence TATTTTTATCACCTACatgaagaaatttaataaattctgATTTATGTCCATTTCAAAGTAGTCCAAGGAATTACTCATAAATGCACACTCCTCAGTTGATGCGTTTTAGGGCAATGGGAGAAGTAGAGCTTGTGCAAGCCCCGCCCCCAATCGAATTATAATACTGAAATGATCGTTGCTTGTCAAAAGAATCCTTTAATTACAGCTGTTATGTCACTGGCAGCACATTTGGATTTCAAGATTCTCGCTAAAAGCAAAGAGAATGTGATAAGAGTCAAGTTTTCACACCAGTGCCACAAACggctacacacacaccctcccccacACAATCGCCTTTGGCTGCACTCCAGATGCAGCTGATAtttgtccatagctgtcaaccttcccttttttggcgagaaatccccttattccagctgctatcctggattgttagatatcccgttgactgtccccgggacaggtgaggctgctgatcccttattcttgaggctgctgatcccttattttcaaatttgatcccttattttcgaggctgctgatcccttattttcaaatctgaaagttgacagctatgtgtttgTCCCGCTTTCCCTCCCAGCTGGCGTCTAAACACGTACTCTATAAGCTCCCGCCCCCAAGAAACATCAGAACGCGCAAGGGCCAATAGGATGCCTCGGCTTGTATGGCACTAGCCAGCTTGTTATTAACTCCGGCACAAGCACCGTGATGGGACCAATGGGCTTGCTTCCTTGCTTGCTGCGTGATTCTCATTCCCTGTCCCCCCACTCTCTGTGTGTTaactccttcctttccttccttgctCCATGATTCTTCTTCcctgcttctttctctctccccccccccccccgcctccctcagGCAGCATCCCATTCCACCCTACTGCCAGCGCTGAGTGCAGCAGAGGCGGCAGGGCAGCATCTCCCTCACATCCCCCCAGGAGCGCAGCGATCGACCTGCGATCGACCATAATCAGTCTCAGGTTCCCCCAGTCATCGCGATCGACGTATATATGCAGCGTTGGGGTTACACAACAAAGCGGTTGCTGAAGTGAGCTGCAAACGTGCCATCAGTAATAACTTTAAAAGGCAGAATAAAACTTAACCAGCTAAGCATCACATAGCCTTCTAGAACCTGGTGTGCCATATCTGCCTGCCCTCCCATTAAAGAGAATAATAAACACCAGACACCTCACGAAAAGAACCCGCCCCGCCCCAAACATGTCAAGAAAGCCTTGCAAGACAAAAGGGAATTAAAGCGGGAAGCTCCCTTTGAAGGGAACCCGCCCGTAGCAAGCCGCTGTCGCGCGTGTGTCCCCGTCCCCTTCCAATGCCGCTGAACCTCAACTCCCATAAGCCTTAGCGAGCCCGGagcatgttgggagttgtagtccaccatcaTCTGAACCCGGGCTACCTccaacagcggttctcaacctgtgggtctccagatgatgttggactacaactcccataatccctgagctctggccttgctagctaggggtgatgggagttgtagttcaacaacatctggggacccacagcttgagaaaggctgctccagaACAACCATAGTGTCTTTCTACCACTCtcatctttattaaaaaaaaaaacccgtcGTCGGACTGCaatgctctctgcacatgctcaggggcaTTTGCCAACGATAACTGTGTATCTATCTGACGGGAACTGTGTATCTATCTGAAGGGAAAGGTCGCCACTGCTTTAGAAGAGGCCTCCCTTTTTCATAAGTGCGAGTCGGGCAAGCAGCCAACCATCTGAGTCCCCAAGGCGTCTGCCGCCCGAGCCAGGAGGCTGCCcggtgcttgcctgcctgcctgcctgcctgcctttccgcCCTTAGGGAAAGGAGAGCCATCCGCCCCTGCGCCTCTCCAGAGGCATCCCAGTGTTGCCAGGACGACCGTGGGATGCCGGCGAGCCCCTTCCTTCCGCTTTTAGCCGCGCCCCTTGGAAAAAAAAAAATACCGGCGGCTGCCTGAGAAAGAAAGAGGCGAGGAAGGAAGCACATAACGGAGAGAGGTGCAAAGGTCATCATTTTCCTCCCACGGAGGTTTTCGCCCGCCGGCTTTGTAGATTTCCGTTTGAGGAGTTTGATCTGAGCAGTGCTTCGATTTGCTGACGGTAAGCCCGGGCCTGGTGGGGCTTCTCTTCAATGCATTTCCATGAGTTCCGGGGCAGCCATTGTTTACTTTTAGCCCCCAGTTATTTCTGCTGCCTTCCTCCCCTACTTCGCGATGAGAATCTGCTCTGCAAGCACTCATGGGGTctgcaccccacccacccacaactaaATACATAGCGGGGCTGGGCCGTAGCTAAGATTAAGCCCCAGGATCAGCATCTAAACTGAAAAACCgggtgttgttgtgttgtttttttgtttagggGGCAGCTAAATACAActcctctccttccttgtcaGGCATTCCTGTTAAAGCATGCAAAACTCAGAGGAAGCCATGTTTTGTGAAATTTAGACCCCCAACAATATGCAGCCTTTTTATATAGCACTGAAATAACAGATAAATGAAAAGTGTAGCCCTCCAAATGCTATTGGATTAACttctccatcatccctggctattggccacgtTTGACTGGAGCTGATGAAAGAGGTGTTATGTGGGAGCActgaggttttatttttattgctataaTAATTTAATGCAGGGTTGATGTGAAATGTGTTGCTTATTATGTTAGAACTGTGTTGCTTATTACATTAGAAATTATTATTCATTGGGCATCCTTGATGGTCACGGCTTTCTTCCACACAATGCTCAGTATTGTTATGGGAACGCTTAGTTGAATGGAGAAAGTCACATTTCCCTAGAAGCAAAACTCCTGTTTCAAGTGCTAGGAAAGTGCAACATCTACACAATACATTTGCTGGATCTTTCACAACAGCTAAATGTTAACAGCAACCTTGTAGCATATTATGAACAGTTTGTCTGGAAGACTGAAAGATTTGGAAAACATTGCAGAGATGCTATTGTTGGTCATCATGAGTAACAACTTTTCATACATTTGGTCTCTGTTGGTTGATCAACTTTTATATGTGCAGAAACATGCTAAGGGAGCCTACAGTCTGAAATTGCTAATAAGCTATAAGTGATCTTCCCACTGCAAGTTTTCGCATACTGCACTTACTTATATTTATACACAGCACTCTTATCAGCTTTTATAATCTCTGCAATTGTGTGAACACAATACTTCTACTGCAAATCACTGCCAGTTCTAGTCATCTGTAGCAAAGGCATGTCTCTTGCTTCATTTATGCAGGAGCACAAATTTGCTCAGCATCTGCCTGACATTATGCAGGTTGGCAACATACAGGAAATTGTGTAGTTGCTGTGTAGCCCATATTACAAAATAATGCATTGCTCCAGACTGAAGAGAAGTTTATTTCCCAGTATTGTGCAGTGTTGCAGCTTTGATACAAAATAATAGTATTGTTTATGTTGAAATAGTTTGAACCTGCAGATTTAGCATTTTAACACATCTTCAGTGTTGTGATGTTTGCTCTTTTGATTAGTATAATTTGGTGGTGTATGTTCTGTTTCCTAGAGAAAGATGGCTGATCCTTGGCAAGAATGCATGGATTTTGCAGTTATTTTAGCAAGAAAAGCTGGAGAGGTATGTTTAAggaaattttttaatgtttgatgttttatcatgtttttaatattctgttgggagccacccagagtggggaaatccagccagatgggtggggtataaataattttttgttgttgttgttgttgttgttgttgttgttgttgttgttgttatttattatatgCTTTGAATTTTTGTAAGCACGTAATTATTCTGGAAAATGTATACGTCTTGCTTGTACTTCTGTTTAGTACTTCAGCAGTATAAAACGATGGGGTATTTGCAGAACAAATAAGGAGACCAactccattttaaaatataaaaacaaagggAAGGTTTAGAAAAGCATGATCAGCTTTGTAAGGAAGTCCAAAAATATAGCAGTCAACAACATGCTCTAATTCCCTTTTGCTAGACATTTTTGGAGAGGAGACAATGATCACAAATGGCTGTCTTCAAGCCTGAGCATGATAGCTGCTTTCAGATGAGCTATTTACTGTGAAATTGCCATTCCCATCGACTCACCTTGAGAAGTCATCCATATGATACTGCCATGCATTTGTAATCTTCCCATTGCCCTTGGTGGtttctggcttttttctttttctttttttttgtaccaGAAAGAATCTGATATGTTCTGAAAAGGCTGGAATAGTAGCACTTCGGTGGGGATCGTTCATAACACCATTAAGTAGTCTTTGGAGAGCGCTTTGGATGTGTTAAGTGACATTGATGGGGCAGAGAGAGCATGGCACCTCTTCTCATTTCTGGTGCATAAGTCCCTGAGCTTCTGCCTGTTCCACAAGGGAGGAAATGTTTTTGTGCAGCTGACTGAGTGCattaatttgttttcaaaaagtgtCATGCAAATAATTTTCTTTGCAGGTAGTTCGGGAAGCACTAACAAAGGACATAGCTATCATGATTAAAAGCTCTCCAGCAGATCTAGTGACTGTCACTGATCAAAAAGTAGAAAATATGCTTATTTCTTCTATAAAGGAAAAATACCCATCTCACAGGTACAGAATATTTTAGAACTTGATTTTTTATTATCACTGGGGAGAGGAAGGATGTGTCTGAAGTACAGGTATGAAGCCTTTGGTCCTAGTGGCTCAAAATAAGCACAGGGAACCTAACAAACTAATAACATAGTTTTTTCTACATTTTAAATTGTGCTTGTCTTGCATAACCTCCATGTATCACACTTCAATTCTAGTTAGGTAAGGATGGGAAAAGGGAGAATAATGGAACCTCCAATACCTGTAGGCAGTAACTAAGGAAGCTTCTTTCAGTTATGGCAAAATGGCAGGATGAAGCAAGGGTGTGGTAGAAGCCAAGAGAAATGAATGACAGGCTATGCAAATATGAAGAGGTGGATCAGAGAGTCAGCATGGTGTTATGGTTGCTGCTTAGGTAGGGGTAGCCCATTTGCCCGGGATGCAGGCAAGCCACGATCATTTGCGGGTGAGCATACAAGTGATTTCAGTTACTGCAGGTCAGCAAGAGTCTTAATTGTAAGATGGTACGCCATGCTGTTAGGCCTATGTGGGAAGATTATGTTTTATTCAAAGTGTTGTGCATGTAGAACGGGTGAGAGGTTGCCTGCTGTCTATAGAGACAGAGTTTGCAGATCCTAAAAAAAGTGGGAAGGTCAGATAATATCTAGCTAGGTATGGTTGTGACAGCTTCATAGATCTGGAACATGGATTATAGGTCAGACACGTTTTATCAGTGTGGTACAACATGAGAAGTGGGCTGCTCCTGTTGGGAGAGATGAAATCACTGTCATGTGGGGAATAGCCAGGCGATGTGAAGGTGAGGCAAGTCTGGCAGAGAACAGCAATATGCACATGGGCATCTTGTTTCTCAAGACAGAAGAGCAAGCCTGATCCAAGAGATCAGGACTTCCCAACTGACCTGCTGTGACAAATCTAGCCCTCTTCTTTGGCCAGTGCTTAGGGGAGATACACAGGATAAATCTATTAACTGACACATCCCAGTTCTAGGACTGATTTTAGGTTCAAAGTCTCACATAGGTGCAAAGGAAGGATGCAAAATACCAGTGGTGGCAGAAGGGGCTCTCTCTACTTTAGCAAGTTCTGCTGGGTTATATGGGGAGATCCAATATAGTGGAGCTTTCCAGTGCAACCTCATTGCTTACCAAGCATATATAACAGATATATAGCAGAAAGCGCTGTATCATACAACACATAACTActgtggaattcactcccacaagatatTGTAATGATCTCTGGTTTATGTGACATGAAAAGGAGATCACAAAAATACATGAAAGATGGAGTTTTAGAGACACACCAGGACAGAGGCAGTAGTGGGGAAGGTTGTTGCATTCCTGTCCTCTTTGTGGGCTGTCCAGAGTCATCAACAGATCACTGTGGGCTGCCAGGACTACATCCGGCCTAATCTAGGAAGCTGAAATAAATCCGACAAGGCTTCTTATGGCTATCTATTTCCTGTGCATAATATGAATCTGTACCATGGAGAATGGGATGTTCCATAAATGATTTGTTGGATGAATTATCATTTTTGAAGTTGTGACATTTTAAGCTCTATATGTGACAGGTGTAAAtcctgtatttgtttgtttgtttgttttttaaaaaaacatccctTTAGTTTTATTGGAGAAGAATCTGTTGCTGCTGGTGCAAAAAGTACCTTGACAGATAATCCCACTTGGATTATTGACCCTATTGATGGAACGACTAACTTTGTTCACAGGTATGTTTTTTGCATCTTTCTCTTAGAGTCACGGTGGGCGTGTTTAGGTGTCACATTAAATCACAGATCGATCATACCCACTTCACTCTTCCCCACTAGCACTGGGAAGAATCAAACTATGATCCCATTCTCAGCTTTACATCAACCAGGGATTACAGTTGGGtttgctccaaacaaaccacCATATCTAAGCAATGTTTCTTCTTGGCTTATTGatcatagttgttgttgttgttgttgttgtttttaagtcaaCTACCGGTAAATTGCAGTCTTTGATTTGGACATcacattaagccatggtttgtttctcccctGTGAAAATAGTGAAGTGAGCATGATTGACTTGTGCAATATAcctctctgctttctcccctGTGGAATCAGAGTAAGATCTTTGTGTTGTGCTGTGGGATGGTCATGTTAGACTTTGCTTTCCAGTTTGTATTTGATTAGGAGTAGCTAGTTAAAAGTTTGCCTTATTCCTCTAATTTACAGTTGAACACATGCTGCCTGTCAATCATTAACACTATGCCTCTGAGCTTACAAGTGCAATATGCTTATCTCTTTTGTTTTCAAGGTTTCCCTTTGTGGCTGTTTCAATTGGCTTTGTTGTAAAGAAACAGGTAACTTATAATTTCTTTTTAACCTAcagtaaaaaagtaaaatactacCATTGCAGCCTACACACAAAATgtaaattttttttgaaagcGTAACCCCCCCCATGATATTTCATTTGTTTGGTTGCAGATGGAATTTGGAATTGTATACAGCTGTGTAGAAGACAAAATGTACACcggcaggaaaggaaaaggagcatTTTGCAACGGGCAAAAGCTCCAAGTATCAAAACAACAAGGTACGGCTTTTGCATTAATATAGCAGTATGACTATACAAAATTGGGAAAGTGATGAGTCAGATTCAACTAACCTGGTGCCCTAGCAGAATGActtccactagcacaacaggGCTTCTCCACCTCTCACTGTGCCTCCCCCAGATCCTACTGTAAAGGGTAAAGTGAACCCCCAGGatagtgctcacaggaaggagaggagagataGTTATTTccagcaagcagaaatgcttatgCTGGCAGAATGGTCATCTTAGCACGATGTTGAATTTCACCCTGTGGATTGAGAATTGCAGAGACCCAATTGTTGACTTAAATTTATTTTAgatgtactgtggtaccttggtttacgaacttaatccattccggaagtccgttcttaaaccaaaaccgttcttaaaccgaggcgcactttccctgatgaggcctcccaccgccggtgcccttccaccgttcggattccgttcttagaatgaggtaaagttctcagaccaagacactatttccggttttgcggagtttgtaaaccaaatcgttcttaaaccagactgttcttaaaccgaggtaccactatattagaaTAGAATTCATGATTTCACCCAGAGAACGCTATCCTGGAGACTAGATCATTCATGTGAACAAAATGTGATGAGTGTTTTTCCATACTAGCTTCACTGTTCATTTTACATATTATCTGTAGGAATAAACAAACAATTTTCAGCTCAGAAGACcataaagcagggtttcccaaccttgggtctccagctgtttttggactacaactcccatcatccctagctagcaagaccagtggccagggatgatgggaattgttgtccaaaaacagctggagacccaagtttgggaaaccctgccatAGAGAACCTTTGGGTGCAGAGTGAAATCTGCTCCTTCAAGTAAGGTTGAGGCAGCAGGGTTGGCCCATGTATCAGTCTTGTGCTTATTTTTTGATCTTATTACAGACCATATGTTCACCAAAGGGCACTGTATAAATTCAGGTAAGTGCAGGAAGCAGAGGCCAAATCCTGACACCCCTAGTGTGTTACATGCAAATTTCTatttatttgcagatttataAACCGCTTCACAACCAAAAGTTATTGAAGTGGTGTACAGTAAAGTGAGATAAAAGTACAAAAGATCATGAACTCTGTGAGCAAAAGGCAATAAAACCATTTGTATGGATATTGTATAATGGTTTAATGAGTTATATGCTGTGGGGGGAACATTGTGCGAGTATTTTTCTTAAACACTCACTGTTTTTCCTTTGAGCTACAACAGCCAAATCTGAATTAAAGTAATGGTCAGACTTGTCtacctttcctccccccctcccacctctCTACAGATATTACCAAAGCACTCTTAGTGTCAGAGTTGGGATCCAACCGTGATCCAGaggttataaaaactgttctttCTAACATGCAAAGACTACTGAACATTCCTATTCATGGGTatgtcgtcgtcgtcgtcttcttgtttatttattaaattactcTACTGTCCTGCATCCGAAGGTCACAAGGCAGTTTATGCATGCCATTACCAAAAAACAATAACCCTCCCacaaacagtttaaaaggccataggtaaaggtaaagggacccctgaccgttaggtccagttgcggacgactctggggttgtggcactcatctcactttattggccgagggatccggcgtatagcttccgggtcatgtggccagcatgactaagccgcttctggcgaatcagagcagcacacagaaacgccatttaccttcccgccggagcggtacctattgatctacttgcactttgacgtgctttcacactgttaggttgtcaggagctgggactgagcaatgggagctcaccccatcgcggggtttcgaactgctgacattctgatcggcaagcgctagattgtttaattagccaaaggcctagaagaagaggaaagtaTTTGCCTACTGCCTAAAGAAATGTAATACGGGtgtcaggcaaacctccctgaggagagcattccataagtggggagccaccacacatAGGCCCATTCCCATGTTACCGCCATCCAGGCATCTCACAGACAAGGCACACAAACAAGGTCCTCAGATGATGATAGGGTCTGCaatggttcatatggaaagaggtggtccttgaggtattgtggtcctcagccgtttaaggctttattggTAAAAACCAGCGCTTTGAATTGAAGCAGAAATTGATTGGCAGCTGgtacagtcaggccaggattggtgttatatgctcaaactgtcttgccccggtaagcaacctggctgctgaattctgcatcagctgaagtttccgaactgtcttcagaggtaaCCCCACGTATAACATGCTGCCGTAATCTAACCTGAAGGTCTATGCGCTGgcatagatgacagaagttaggctatccctgtccagataggggcgcagctgggccacaagctgaagctgatggaaggcactcttgaGATCTACATGGCATCAAAGAGGCTTGTTTAGAATAAGGCACAACTTaggttttttaacaaatagtCCTTAAAACTGTAGTGTTGGctatcctttctttaaaaatatttgcttgtgtgtgtataACAGCATATTTCAGTTGCAGGAAGGCGAGGGCAAGGCAGAGAACGTCAATGTTTGTAGCAGTTAAGTGAGCCTAATCTGGTGTTCTGTCGTGAATGTTCTGGCCAAAGGTTTCACAAGGGGGCACTATTAAGAGGCCAAAAAGTCAGCTATTCTAAAGTGCTTAAGAGGTCACACATTGTGGGGGGTTATATATAATTTAGGACATAATGGATAAATGATACAATGCAGCAGTGTGTGCCTATTAAAAACAATATGCAGCTATTGAGTTAGATCCAGACTGAGGCTGCATTCCTATACTCACATACTTGGGAATAAGCGCTATTCATcccaataggatttacttctgagaagacacgATTTCACAGAGACCTAAGTTAAGTCACGACTAACTTATCTCACTGAAAGAGACCCAGGTCAAATGATTTGGTTTGCATCTGCTTCTTTTGCATTTCGAATGACTGGTGATTACTGTGAATATTTCAATGTGAAACTGCAGGGTTTGAATTTGTTGCAATAATATACTTTCTCTGCTTTAGGATTAGAGCAGTTGGGACTGCAGCCGTAAACATGTGCCTGGTGGCAACAGGAGGAGCAGATGCCTACTACGAGATGGGCATTCACTGCTGGGATATGGCAGGGGCTGGGATTATCATTATGGAAGCGGGCGGAGTGCTGCTCGATGTCTCAGGTAAAATATGTTGGGAATGTAACAAGACCAGTTAATTTCTGCTTTCTTAACTGAGGGATGTGCATTTGTGATGTGCAATTCTGATTGTGTTCTATGTCTTTAACGGTTGTCAGTTTAATAAACAGTGGGTGGGGCTTTAGAATTTGAGTGTATTCCATCCAGTGGGTTGTCAGGGTCTCAAGTTTTTGCAGGATTTAACCCACTACTTTTGTCCTGGAAAACACACCAGATTAGTATGACTAGCAGACGGGGGTTGCCTGTACTGTAAACCACTATgcaatcttcagatgaaaggtggtatattattattattattattaggttactTTGGAGTGGTCCTTAATAAATTTTCACATGACTTATCCAGAGTATTTCGATAATTATAGCTAAAACCCTGCTTCATAATATTAGTTCATAAATAACAcagttgtgtttgttgtttttttcgtCCCCAGGGGCACCATTTGATTTGATGTCAAGAAGAATAATTGCTGCAAATAGCCAAGTACTAGCAGAGCGGATAGCAAAAGAGATTCAGATCATTCCCTACCAAAGGGATGACGAAACAAATTAAATGTTATAATTGCACCATCTCTGTTATGGACAATTCCTATCAGCTGGTCTGTATACTTAAAAAGAGCTTTTAATGTGAAATGCACCCTTTGTGCTAGGGCACGTGATATAGATCTGTTGCTGAATTCTGACATTTCAAAGCTTGATGCTTCAGTCCTTCCCAAAGTTCCTAGAAATGTGTtctgtctttttttaataatgtttcaTTACCTTGTTTATGTCTCTTACAGGAAAACATATGGGGTGTGGTGGTAGGATTTCTGCTTCAAACATCTTGGGCCCAGAGACTCATTCTGTAATCtgaggaccaaactagatgttaCCTttgcaaatactgtattttttgcaccataacactcacttttttcctcctaaaaagtaaggggaaatgtctgtgcatgttgtggagggaatgcctacgggtggcatgcctacggattttcctcctctaaaaactacgtgcgtgttatggttgagtgcgtgttatagagcgaaaaatacggtaagtggccTCAAACTCATGTTTGTCAGTACAAGCATGGAGTGGGCGGTTGCAGGTGGTTGCAAGGACAGGTCAGCCAGCAGGTGGAGCAGATGCATAACTCCTGAACAGCCCACAGTTTCTCCTGCACAATTTCTGTGGACTCTCTCTTCAGCCAAACACATTTTCTGACACAAAGCTAGATGCGAGCAGAACTTGCTGGGGAGAATCAGCAAGCACATATCTGCCTGCCAAGTCT carries:
- the IMPA1 gene encoding inositol monophosphatase 1, which encodes MADPWQECMDFAVILARKAGEVVREALTKDIAIMIKSSPADLVTVTDQKVENMLISSIKEKYPSHSFIGEESVAAGAKSTLTDNPTWIIDPIDGTTNFVHRFPFVAVSIGFVVKKQMEFGIVYSCVEDKMYTGRKGKGAFCNGQKLQVSKQQDITKALLVSELGSNRDPEVIKTVLSNMQRLLNIPIHGIRAVGTAAVNMCLVATGGADAYYEMGIHCWDMAGAGIIIMEAGGVLLDVSGAPFDLMSRRIIAANSQVLAERIAKEIQIIPYQRDDETN